The Microcystis aeruginosa NIES-843 sequence AGTTCTTGCGATCGCTCTATTTGAGCGTAATATACGGAAAGATTCTTTAAAAAGTGCGTATTTAGCGTGATATACGGAAAATTTCCGTACACTATATAGTTATGCTGCTTCGATTGTTGATGGTGGCATAGTTTGGATATTCAGCCATAGCATTTAGGAGAGAAAAAATGGCTAACCAAGTCATATGCTCGCACTGCAATAGCAAAAACATTCAACCAACTAACCAAAAAAATTATGTCGAGTGTAAAGATTGTGGAGGTATTACCGATACTCGTGATTGGGCAGCTAAATTTCTTGGCTCGGCAGTAGGAACTGGGATAGCTGTGTTGGCTGTCGGTTTACTTCCAGATGAAATTACGGATGGTATTGCTGAAGGTGTCACTGATTTCATGGACGACTTTATGGCATGACCATAGAGGCTGATTTAGTATGTATTAGTTCTAGTCTTTGAGAGTTCCGAATGAAGAGAGTTAAAGCCATATTCGCACTCCTTATAGGTGTTGCGATCATAATATTTGCCCTAGTTGGTTCATTCCCAATTGCAACTAAAATTGGTGTCATTTGCATCTATGGTGTTAGTATGGCAATTATTTTCAGCTATCTATCTTCTGGCTGAGAGTCTATACTTTTGGTGGCAATCGATTTCGAGCAAAGAATAAACCCATTTCAGCCAAATGTGTGATAATGAAAGAAATTAGTTCAGTCTGGCATACCTTAATTCTTCATGCAATTTGAGTGGGACGAAGCGAAAAATATTGAAAATATTCGTAAACATGAGATTGATTTTGCTGATGTTCCCACGATGTTTGATGGAGAAATGCTGATTGAGCTAGATGATCGTTTCGACTATGGCGAAGATCGCTGGTTTGGGATCGGTTTTCTCGGTTCTGGAATAGCAGTAGTAGTCTGGACGGAACGTCAAAAAAATGTAACCCGAATCATTTCAGCGCGAAGAGCCAACCGTCATGAGCAGAAACGATTTGAACAGTACCTCTCGTACTAATTGGGCAGCTTTAGAGTCAAGGTCAGAAGAGAATATCGACTACTCAGATATTCCGCCGCTGACAGATGAATTTTTTGAACGAGCTACTTTACGTATTCCAGCAGATCAAGCACACAACCTAGTTCAGCTTGATCCAGATGTGAAACAGTGGTTTCAGGCTCAAGGAGAACAGTATAAAACCCTAATAAACAAGGTTTTGCGTCAATATATGGAAAGCAACCAAACTCAGCACCAAGCATAACCCTTCGTTGGAGCCGACCTTCAAAAGTGATCTTTATACCCTAAAATTTATCTGCGGCGGCTCAACTTAGCCGTTAGCCTGCTCTGCTTCTGGGTTGAGGCACTTATGCCCTCTTGCATTTTTAGTGCGATCGCCGATCTTGTAGGGTGCGTTAATGAAATGTAACGCACCTTATCTAATGTTCAAAATCCGTGCGTTACGCTAACGCTAACACACGCTACATCATATCGATCGCCAAGATTAAGTGATTGCCAAAGCGATCGGGTATAACACAACGTTGCACCTGACTTAATAAAGCGATCAATGATAAACTAAAATCATGGTAAGCAATCTGGGTTAAGGATTTTGCGAATCAGTCGTCGGGGGGCGTTGGATCCCCTTGCTTTTTTTGTGCGCTACTATGGAATTAAATGATTAAAAGCTAAGACTGCTATGGCACTGGCATCGAATGGACAAACAGCTATAATCCGCACAGAGCGAGGGCTTACAATTGCGGATACTCGTATTACTCTGTATGACGTGATGGATTATCTCAAAGCTCAGTATCCACCCAAGTTTATTCGTGATGCCTTCAATCTTACAGATGCTCAGATTCATGCCGCCCTTTCCTACATTGAAACACATCGAACAGAAGTGGAAGCAGAGTATCAGGAGGTTTTAAAGACTGCCGCAGAAACTAAACAATTTTGGGAAGAGAGGAATCGCGAACGTTTTGCTCGGATCGCTGCTACTCCTCCTCGTCCAGGCTATGAAGCGGTTAGAGCTAAACTTCAGGAACGGAGAGCAAAGCGGGAAGCGAAGAAGCAATGATTGTTCTGGCTGATTACAACTTGAATCGGCAGGCAATTCTGATCTCTGGAAGTCTTGTTGTTAGCGGGTTATTAGATCTCGCTCTAATTCGGTTGAGGACATTTGAAGACGTTGGCTTACCCGCAGACAGCAATGATCGAGTAGTTTGGAGATTTGCCCAAACCAACGGGATGCTCTTACTTACGGCAAACCGGAATGCGAAGGGTGAAGACTCGTTGGAACAAGTAATGCGTGAAGAAAATCAACCGACTTCATTTCCGATCATTACGATTGGCGATCCGGATAGGGTCAATGAATCTGATTATCGAGAACGCTGCGTTGAAAGGCTTGTAGAAATTGTGATCGATATCCAAGACTATATGGGGGCTGGTCGGTTGTTTATTCCATAAGGTGATTGGCGCATCATATCTGTTGGTGACACGGCATAACAACCCCAATGCACACCGACCGACGAAAGCTAATCAGTGTGATCGCCAATCTTGTAGGGTGCGTCTCACGCACCTTTTACCTTTTTAAATATACTTTGCACGGCTACAACTTGCATTTTTTACTCAAGGACAATAATATAGTTTAAGAGTCATAATTAGAAGCAAAGCACTCATTGAAAACATGATTAACCTAGAATTCACCGAAGAAGAAAAGAACTCACTGTATTATGAAAGATTTCATCATCCTCATCCCCGGGTTCAACTTAAGATGGAAGTTCTTTGGTTAAAGAGTCAAAAGATACCGCACCAAAAAATTTGTCAGTTAGCAGGAATCTCGCCAAATACCTTATTAACTTATCTTCGAGATTATCAAGAAGGCGGAATAGAAAAATTAAAAGAAATCAACTTCTATCGCCCTAAAAGTGAATTAGAGTCTCAAAGAGAAACGCTCAAAAAATATTTCGAGAAAAATCCACCAGTCACAATAAATGAAGCTGTATATAGGAGAGAAGAATTGATGGGA is a genomic window containing:
- a CDS encoding BrnA antitoxin family protein; the protein is MNSTSRTNWAALESRSEENIDYSDIPPLTDEFFERATLRIPADQAHNLVQLDPDVKQWFQAQGEQYKTLINKVLRQYMESNQTQHQA
- a CDS encoding BrnT family toxin, which produces MQFEWDEAKNIENIRKHEIDFADVPTMFDGEMLIELDDRFDYGEDRWFGIGFLGSGIAVVVWTERQKNVTRIISARRANRHEQKRFEQYLSY
- a CDS encoding DUF433 domain-containing protein, which codes for MALASNGQTAIIRTERGLTIADTRITLYDVMDYLKAQYPPKFIRDAFNLTDAQIHAALSYIETHRTEVEAEYQEVLKTAAETKQFWEERNRERFARIAATPPRPGYEAVRAKLQERRAKREAKKQ